DNA sequence from the Scophthalmus maximus strain ysfricsl-2021 chromosome 1, ASM2237912v1, whole genome shotgun sequence genome:
GAAGCTGTGTCTTTCTGTGGCACCGGCAGAGTCTGTCAAGCGTGAAAAATGACacggagatgagagagaaaaacaaacacccgTATCAGCAACAGTCAGatgagaaaggagagagaccTGCGAATGACTTAATTCAGGGCAAATGAAACCATCTCACCATTTAGCACCCGCAGGACCACATTCCTGTTTTCCATACGGGCCCTGTAGAGCGACACAGAGGAGTCGGAGTGCAGGCTGAAGGCAGCGGGCAGAGGGGTGACCAGGTTGAAGGACTCGGGCAACCTCTGGCGGGGCAACTCCCTGGGCTGGACGATGGGAGTGAAACTGGGCTTGAACGGCTGCTTTGGGGGGTTGggcgggagagagagtgtgctcACAGAGAGGGCTTTTGAGGAGTAGGTGTTCGGGGGCTGGAAGGTGGAGTAGGAACTGGGCATGTCCAGAGCGATGCTTTCATGCTCCAGGACATTGAGACCTGGTGGAGCTATATGGACGGAGATACAGACGGAGAAAGAGAATCATTATTATTTGGGAAAGGTACAAGGATTTAAGAGAGAATAGATgaacagaattattttttctttgtgttgaaaTTTAAGTAACTGAAATAAGTATTGATCCCAGGGGGTAAATTATGTTGTACAGTGGATACTAAAACTGATAAAACAGAACACCTGTCAggtgcaaacaaacaagaatgCTGCTCTGCAGTttaatttatcaaataaaaagcaggATGATCTGGGGTTTTCTTTGAAGATATAATTAATTGATCGTACAAACACCAAGTTAAACCTAGGTTTCAAGAATACTGACCAAAAGCAGTAATACTTTACTTTCAGTTCCCCTATCTAGCCTTTATAAGAAGTatacaaacatttaataaatggttAATAACACACTATAATGTATCTGAATGAAGCTGtgattaatatacagtatatgtcaaCAGTTATAGCTTCTCTTTTTGAagatatattttgtaatattacaaCAGAGTTCTACTACATTGTCATTCGGCATTGTGCATTTTCCTGAGGGCCTCCATTTTAGGTGGTTATGGATGTAAGTACATACTTTAAAAACCACATATCTGCTGAACACTGAATTACAGTGTGTTATAAACCATGTAGTGCTAATACATGTTTGATAGTGTtggagaaatgaaaatgaaaaaatgaaatgatgcccaaaaaaaagatatctgtCATTGACGGAATGAAAGAATAACATGTAAAATGCAAACAACATCTAAACTTGACCAACTTGATCTTACCATCAATACCATGCAGTACTCTCCTGGTTGTCGACTTTGAGGCCTTTGGACGCATCCGATCAACTTTCTCTGGACAAAAGCGCAGcagcaaaatgaaaaccaaagtgACCAGGAAGCTGGCCAGCAGCAAGATGGGCACGACGATCACCTCCTGCTCATAGACGCGGATCTCTGCACCCGCGGACAGACACAAGGAAACACCAGGCCGTTCAATCACTCAGCAAGTCTGTGGTTAACTCATCTCAAAGCAGCATTGTATGTGTAGACATGTTTGTACAGCATGTGCTGGTATGTTTGTTCATCCATCGACTCAAGTGAACTTTTCAGGGCCCATAATGGTCAGACCAGGCAAGGGTCAAGATCTATCTTTGATGATAAAACTCACCACAGATGGTATCTCCGTGTTTGCAGCGGTAGTCTGCTTCTGATAACGAAGACATCCTGTCAAATGTAAGAGGAGacaagatttaaaaacatgCCGCGACAGTGGTATAGGCCCTGAATTCCATTCTGTCTGTGGGGCTGAATCTGTGAATAGTAACATGACTCTCCCAGGTAACCAGTATGAGAGGGTGTCTGAGCGAACATGTAACTGAGACCGGGAACTTCTGGTAAtgcggataaaaaaaatacaacctctTCACAATTCACTGCATATTCTTTTGTCACACTGGACCTTGATCCCTTTCGATTTCCAGCGCAcacctcctcttttttcttagTGGTCAGTCTCAAAGGCAATGTTTTATTATAACATGAGCTATCTCCAACAGAACACACACCCTTTATTCatactggaggaaaaaaaaggggtaatCGCTTCCTGGAGCATTTTTATGCTGCATGAGAAATGACACTGCAGCCACACAGGGGAACACTTTAACCCAGTGATCATCCTTTTTTAGATCAGATCCAAGCAGTCTGAACCTgttcatctgcatttttttggaCACTTTGGTGCTAGTGTTACACTACACACCCAATTGGGTAAACATATATGACAAAACAGCACTGGGTCGCTCGGTGCAaactgatggaaaacaaaaaaggcccTGATTATAACAGGAAACAGTTCAagcttttattaaaatgaacatgatgCATGAACACCAGCTCACTCTACCTCGCCGCCACCTGAACAGTACACGACTCGTCTTAAAAATCAGGTAGAGTGACAGTGTAAAAGAGGATGTAGAGCATGTAGCGAATAATTTCTTACCTCAGCTCCTTCAGTTGTGACTTATATCCCCAAGAAAATGCCAGATCCTTCTATCGCAGGCTCATGTTTCCCCCCATTCACGCGGTCATCAGGCACTTTCCACACACCAGGCTTCAGCCGTGCTGTTCACCTCGtcattgtcttgtttttctcaggCAACGTCAGGACTCAGGGGATCAATGAGCCGCTCTCTGTTTGTCTACGTTCCACGCTCGGTGTTGTCTTAACTCCACCCTCCTCACCTGCTCCTTatccgtctcctctcctgctcacCCCTTCCTTTTTGccttcttctctgtttctgtcccaCTGAGGTCGAGCAGTGTGGTGATGCACCGCGCTGATTTCAGGTGTATGGTAATCACACAATCATGCCCTGCCTTTCGTGCACTTTGCTCTTCCACATTCTGtaatttcccttttctcttttgaagcCGACAGATGTCAGCTTCTTCAAGCCCtgcctttctcctctttgtttaaGGAAACTggtcctgcagctccttgtCATTTTTAGTCTCCGTCAGCCTTTTGTTAAGCATGTTCTGCCCTCAATGACTGGGAACTCGTATGACAAGCTCTACAACTAAAGAGTATTTAGGTGACAATAATAAACTGCATTTCCTTCCAGGAAGAGGTAACAAATATAGAGCCATGATCCCACTCCTTGACAAATATTTGAATAGCAGGCTGCCAAATCagataatgtattattatatgataTCTGTTTTCTAATAAAACTTTTCTTAAAGgatacaatttaatttaaaatagaaGTAAATGCTCTCGAagggctgtgtttgtgtgtgtgtgtgtgtgtgggggggggggggggggggtaaaattAGAGAGAAGCAACTGAGCATGTCCAGAGTAAAGCTTTGATACTGCAGGACATTGATACCTGTGAAGCTATGGACCGAGAGTCACACACAGAtaacaagagagaaagaaattagTTAAGGGTTAGGGGAGATAAACACACTGCAAGTCAAACTGAAACCAGTATTGATCCCAGGGGGTAAATTAtattattgaagaaaaaaaacacattttagtcTAACTTCTCCTATAAAGACATATTTTGTAATGATAGTCGTAATGCACATACTTGAATAAACACATCGTAAaccatttattacatttttgtagttCTCATACATGTATAATTGTGTTGGAGACTGGCAGTGAAAATGTGCGAGGTTcttttaactgaaaaaaaatgacattagaTATATATTCAGTGGCGGCGTACAAAAACTAGATCAAGATAAAAACTAAGTCCcacaggaacaaaaaacaaaacaaaacactgaaaaaaagaaaaaaatggttttaatatGATTACTGCTTTGTAGCCATCTATACATATTTCAATGCTTCTGAGCTcaattaataaaattaaaatgagcaCAATTTATTGCCCATTACAAGAAATGCACATGTAACATTTTGCTGATTGTTGAAGCAAAGTAGCTTGAACCTCTGCGATGCCCATAGACTGTATGGTGATACCACGTCTTACCATCCGTACCACACAGTGGTCTCCTGGAGGTCGACTTTGAGGCCTGGGGACGGATCTGATCGACTCTCCAGAGGAAGCTGGCCAGCAGACCAAAGACTCACTAACATTCATAACTCGTGGCATTTGAGTTTCTTATCATccttacctgtgtgtgtttggacacaAACCACACCAGATTTCAACATAATGACAAATTTGGTTTGTTGACTTCCATATCTGATCCCTGTTTACATTTAGTAGAAAATACACACCCCAGATCACACTTcagagattctttttttggaGTTTTTGGAGTTTGGAGACTAAATAATGAAATCCTTTTTTCCTACCTGCATTTACCAGAGAAACCAACACCAAGAACCTTTCACCCTTTTGAACTGGCACATATTAAACAGGACAATGGCAGGTTTCactatttatttgttattaagGTCTATTGAAAATCGTCGGCATGGTTTTAGAAGGCACGGcatacaaaatatgaattgtgaAGTGTTAGAGAAAATCAGATGCATCATCAAATGTAAATTTAAGACTTGAGCACTTGTTTGAAGACAAGTTTCCATCTCACAGCTTGGCAGCGGATTTGTGAGGCTGAGGTCCCAGCCACTTCTCTCCTGAAACACATAATGAAATGAGATTGGGCAAGAATCTAGGAAATACTAGATTAAGACTGTGACTAATGTCATTCTAATCTTTATCATGTCACGTTTCCATTACATGTGTTATGGTATGTGAATTACGCACAGTAACAACAGTATTCTCACCAATGCAGTTGGCGATGAGCTCAAATCTGTCTGATCCAAAGAACATTTCCGGCTTTCCATCAACATGACACACCAGCATCGGGAAGCCAAATGCCTGCGAAGATGCATTAGAGgggattttatttctttacattgTAATATATCGCCTCTCGTCTGAATCCACACGGAGAGCTGAAGGACGACTGACCCCCAAGTCAAGCGCATACTGTGTTGCGCTCTTCAGCTTGTCTTTGATTTCCTTTGAGGTGGACAGCTCCAGCACTTCCTTAATTTCACTGTCAGACAGACCTGCTTTCTTCGCAGCctgcaggcaaaaaaaaaggtgagaggTAACATCCAACTCTCCATTATGTGTACAGCTTGTCATTTGTCAATCCCAGATGACATTGGGCGAGAACCGGGTTACACCTTGGACAGATCGCCAGTCGCTCACAGGGCTAAAGTCTGGTCATTTTCCAAATGAGcgcatgtgagaatacagcagggaaatctccagaggattcacagtgagcgagCGGCCTGGTGACACCCCTTTGCCTGAATGTCCCCGGAAAAATGTCCTGCTGTTGAGAACGTGTCTTTGAAAATCTCCCTCTGTGTTCTTCATTTGTACCCAGAGTAAACCCTACGCATGCAAAAGGGACAACATGCAAACATCCACACAGGAAAGCCTCGGCTGGCAAGGTTCGGACCCAGAACCCtctcaaacaatcaagaacattgcaacaaagtgcaaaaaacactttaagaaagattggaaaataaaaacaagctaaaaaataaaagcttaaatAGAAGCTAAAATAAAGTATTAAATACAagagtaaaagttacagtgcagtttAAGAtcattatttgatttaataaaaggcAGCAGCAAATAGGAATGATTTTAGCCTTGATGTTCCACCATGCAGCACCGTAACATTGTGACAAAGCTAAACAAACAGTGCTTTCAGGATTAGTCGGCACCTCAGAGAGTGATGCAGGCTCAGTGATGTCTTTGTCCTCATTCCAGATCCGTCTCCACAGCTCCCGGGACACATGCTCCACCTGTCGGTCTCCATCCTTCTCCCGCTCttgcactgctgccacaaaACGCATCGCAGACAGGGAGCCTATAGGAAAAGTAGTCAGTGTATTATTATCTCtgcacaaatacatatatatatatataaatatatttatatttatatataccaCCACTGCTGCCTTGTCCAACAAAGGTCCCCCAAAAAGCAGTATGCAGTGACTATTTGGCAGATTGTACTTCTGACATCTGACATGATAAGAAACGTAAAGCTGCACTtgtcaatattgtttttaaatatcaacaATAGATCATATTCCTAGAATTCATGTGAAAGCTAAGCTCATAGTGACGACCATACAGATACTGATCACCCGGCTCTGCCATTCCTTTCCAGCTTTATGGAGCATTTCAAACCtgcgtgtgtgcttgcgtgtgtgtgtgtgtgctcgtgtgtgtgtgtgtgtgtgctcgtgtgtgtgtgtgtgtgtgtgtgtgtacctttttTGAACATGGCCTCAAAGGGGTCGGATGGAGGGCGCAGGGGAACATCGTAATACTTGGCCAAGCGGTGCAGATCCTTGGTCATGTACATGAACTTGTTCGGAACCACCCCCGGAGGCCTGTTGTCTGTCGTGGCAGATAAACCGGGACGTGAATAGCAGCAGTAATGAGTTTAACATGGCCAACATGTCCAACATGTCCTGCAGGCGGCCACTTCTCTTCACTTGTGACGGACCTGACCCGTGCATGACGCCGCCCAGGAACGCGGGGCGCAGTTTGACCTCGACGTTCCACACGGTTCTGTAGCGACACATGACCTGCGAACACAAACGATCTGTGCACAACTGACTTTATTgttattctgttgttgtttatttggaaCGGCACGAACCTCGAAGCCGAGCCAGGAGTACGGAGAAACCACATCGTAGAACAACTCGATCACTTTCTTGGAGGTCATCTTCGGGGCTCGCGCTTCCTGTTCGCAGTGGCGCCACGCACGTTGATTTAAAGCGTTGCGTTTATATAATGTGTCAATGGACCAGAAAGAATTCTTAAAAAAGAAGTCTCCTTCGACCTCAAGCGGTGTCCGATCACTGACAGGTTCAACTgacctgtcactcacacacacacacacacacacacacacacagagagagagctgctcgGTGCAGCGCGCATCAAATCCACTGAACTAACACATCAACTTAAATCCCGTTAGTTGGCCTGAACGCACGTTATCTCCAGCCGCTGTCACCACACTGGATCAGACACAGACGCGGGTCAGCTACGTCCAACAACTCAACACACTGCTGCCTCGTCTGGAACAGAGCACAACTTCTTGTTCGATATGTTCCATGACTGGCAACACAGAGTACAAGTGTGCTACTGCCACCTACTGGACCGGCGTGAGACACGTTTATTAAGACCTCTCTGATTCAACTTTTTATGACGCTAAGTATTTCATTCAATTCACATATATTTTACTAGATATTCCCCAGGTTGCATCGCATTTTTATGTGCTTCTACTTCACCATATTTCactaatagtagtagtagttgggAGTGTTTTCAAGAGTCTTCGGTCCTCTAGGTAAAAGGGACCTGGTGGGCCGTACATCAAACCAAACCTTACACAGTCAAGTCAAAATCAagtcaatttgtttttatataactATAACCAATAtcacaaatcacacattttcagCAAGGGggcttaaagaaaaaaattaaacgaaaaatgaaataaatgctattttgtatatttttctgataatacttttttttacttttacttatggaaaaaaaagacagactctTGGGGTAATTTTTTTGGAGTATTGTTACACAGGTAAGtgatctgaatatttttttttccactactACTGTGTCATTGACACTTCATCGTACATATTCAACATATTCATCATAGACATGACAATGAATATTCCATAACCTGAAACAGCACATGCTGAAAATCTCGATAGTTTTGCTGATTATGCATGATTAAAGTGTGTGTACACCCAAGGTGTGTGTTTACCTTATTTATGAAGTGTTCAATCGTGGTGGTCACCCCATCCTGGACCCAGCCCCATTTTCTTAAAATACCAGTGTTTTTGGattctttttcaaatttactTTAGATGTGACCTAAGCGTTATACTCAGTGGAACATGTCTATTGACCATTTATAATTTAAGTGACTGCTGTGAAACTGTGTTGTAAATTGAACAGGCCTCACTTCTTCCGACATGTTAGTTCATCATGATTGTTGATCAACTGTTTTGACAAAGTACATGTTTTGCTGGTATCATTAAACCgatcttttcatttcaatttctgcCGCTGTTCCCCTCATCTGTGTCCTTCCCCATTTCCTGATGATATACGACACACAAGAGtaacatttgtcatatttaataacaCAGCAGGGAACTCATTATTTTATTCAAGCCTTTCTTTGCAGTTGAACATGGTGAACATTTCTCTGAAATATAATTTGGAGATTCTTGATAAACTAGAATATCACTGCCATGAcagtaaaatatgtatattctCATAAATACTATTTGCGTTTACACTCTATTTACATAGAAGTCATCCATGCGTATAATAAAGTAGTAACCATATAGGCTAGCAatttctctctatatatatatatgtctaaaATCTACaaatttacatttctttctaTGCCTCCTCTTGAGGACTTGCttgatctttgagttcagctggTCCAAAACTGTCAGCGAGAGCAGGCAGAGCTCCTGGAGATTTGTCACTGAAAACCAGGAAAAACCATATTACGATACTTTTTAATCAACCTCATACAAAGGATACATGTTTCACCTGTTTTCAAGAGTCTTACCTTTCTacatctttctctgtctgtaaagaaagagagaaaatattatTAGCTGAAGCCTTCATTTGCTTAAACATCTTCCATCTGATTGTGAGTCTTTACCTTAGACTTCTGAGATGCACTGCCCCCAGTCTTCCTCTGTACCCCAAGAGCCTCAAAAGAATGGCTCCGCACTCTGATGGCTCTCTAATAAGAGACATGGGAAGGgaaattttgaattttaaatcgCAGTGTTGATCATTCGAGAGTTTCTGTAATTTCCAAGACAACAGAGGCCAACATTCACCTTAAAATTCTCAATGAATCCTCCACTCCCCTCAGACGTCCCCCGTACGCCTTCAGAACAAGGGAGAGAAGCCAGTGATGGATCCCCCATCATGCACTGGGAACGGGTGGAGAGTTCGGCCTGTAAGCTCTCGAGGAGTGACGAACGAGTCCGAAGCTTCGcaaaaggggaagagggaaagggGCGGGCACAGGACAAAGACAGTCATTCTCACGAGCAAACATTAATACAGTTAATACGCAGatgttgtgctgttttttcacCTCTATACCTCTAATCTACTGAAGCGCTCCGCCTTATAGCAGGAAATCTCTGCATTGATGAGCTTGGTCAGAAGAAATCCTCTCAAGTGGGAACGCTAAAAGTCAGGACAGAGGAAACCATGACTTGGTGACTTGAAATTAGAAAATAGGTCAATTTGATGTATCGACTTTAACATGTGTTAACTTTCACATAACTTTAACCGTGTTCTGTCAACAGGAACAACACCAGCATGACTACACTGGGAACAACTGCTGGACAGCAGGGGTTGAAATAAGAATCCCCAACTAAAAGATTGACAACGAAGAAAAATATGCAGGGTAAAAATAATGTAGAAAATTCGAACTCAGCTTTTTACATCTGTGAAGACGGGAGGGTCTGGGACGACCGGACTGAAAGGAGGAACATCCCCTCTGGCTGTGACGGAAACctgtgaagaggagaaaaaactaaaaaaactggCTCGGCTGTAGATGTGAGACAATATTAGCTTTTGAAAGTATCAGCATCAAAATGGGCCATATGCGTGCTgattaataacaaaatattgaatttcATTGCATtgtttgtccaccagagagcagtgacaattttattttacagctgtAGAATATGCTACTGAGTATACATACactattttgtcaaaattacAAGTTAAAAGtcccccttttaaaaaaaaaatcatgataattgtttattttttaaagggagCCTTTTGGGCCCACACATTATTGGTTTCAATATCAGCATCAACTTCGAAAATTCAGCATCAGTTGGGTTCTAGAATGCTTTGGAgatcagaaaaacaagatgctACTTGTTCTGCTTTTCTTGATAGGGCTGATAAATTTagtgtggtcttttttttttcttcttcttttttttttaactcacctGGTACGCAGCTccgtctgtctcctcctccctctgaatCCTCCGGACCACCAGGAAACAGTGGAGGAAGTGAGACTTGATAacatcagagagaaaaggggTGCGGCCCTCCTGGTAGACCAAAGCCACAATGTCATTACCgatgtgtctttttctttgtaacTGTgtaggaggagcaggaggaggaggagaaacaaatAAGTGCGTCAGTGTCTGTTCAAGTAACCTGCCCCACAAATATCCTCAGGGAgccagtgatgatgtcagacaCTGACTGACCTGCTGTGGGTCACCCTCTGTGAAAGGCAGTTTAGTTGCGACATGGAACATGATTTCTCTTCCAcgaaaggaagtgaagacagcttcacttcctgtctgaccaTGACAAACATCCAGTCCTCCTCTGAATCTGAGTAAGAAGAGCGTGGGGAAGATATCATGTAATTTTACACACTGCATCTGTCATTTTCTGCAACCAAGCAATCGCAACATCATTTACCCAGTAAAGCCCTGCAGCTGAATGGTCTCCCCCAAAATGGACAGGAACTCTTTAAACTCTTCGCTTTCATCATTGTTACCAAGTATGTCCTCCTCAGTGaactgggggagagagggagtagaTATGATACGGCGACATATTTCAGTCGTGTGTATGAAATTGCAGGGTGCTGTGAAGTAAAGCACCGGTCCTTACCTGCCCCTCTTTTTGGTACAAAATTCCAAACTTGAAATTCTGAGACACTCTGTGCTCATCGAATGTGGTTATAAGTTCTGGAGCCTGAGGGATGAGAAGTGGAGATCAGCTTTGAGAGAATTTGGCTAAGTAAtgggtcttttctttttttttaaaggcattaGTTATGGTAATACATTACCTTGAGGTAGCTGACCACTTCAAACTTTGAGACAGTCACTCTGTCACAGAGCATCTGTAAAAGTatattattttgactttataGACTCTTCTTTTAATGTGTCATCTGTGACTCTGGTATCCCAGAAATATACTGAAGTACAATTTGAGGTATTTTACTTGAGTAAGTCTTTATTTATaccactttattttattttttttaaaagggaaataCTGAAATGTTGACTTCACTACTTTATTTGACGGCTATAGTTACAGGTTAATTTGCAGAGCATATTAACAAAATAtaagattaaaataaacaagtaaaaaaaagaaaagaaatgaaacaccCAGAATTACATTTAGTTATATATCATTGTTCATATTAGCTCCACTTCTATTAGTTCCAACAATTGAAATGCTTCATACAAGTTAATGCATCAATAAAAATACTCTGTTGatataattcaaaaataaaacaaaaaggagacaataaaaactgtaactgGTGATATCAATAGTATTTTTgctgataactttttttttttacatattttatattatcataGTTCCACTATTACTTCAATATGAGAGGTGATGACTTAAATTGTTACCTTTGTTAATTCCACTGCAGATGGGATGTtcgggaagagagacagagagaaaactccATGCAGAGAGCACTCCTTCATTCTGAGAGacaaatcataaatcatttcCTGGGATGCCGTTGCTAGAAATTAATAAAGACAACAAAGAGTGGCATGCAAAGAAAATGCAAAGATCCCCCTCATACATGTTATAAGGGATATAAATATACCCTGCTTTGAATAATGAGTTGCATATTCCACAACGAAGTCGGCTCAACTGAAAATTACACCCACTTCCTCTCACTTGTTTCAGACTTCATTCGTGTTCAGTGAAATTCAAAAACCCAAGTGATTTAACAataatcaaaacacatttttaaatcatcagCTTAAATGGCCCAAAGATCTCAACCTCAGAATGACCCGCAGCTtattctcctcttcctccaaacacacagagagaaccagCGGCCCCACGGATGGATCCACTGCTGTGAATGAATGATGGTACTAGAAGGGGAAAGTGATATATTCCTTGAGAATGCACAATAGCTATTTATACATATACgttaatttattatatatgaAGACTGCTAACCCTTGAGCAGAAGACCTCATGGTAGATTTtggcctctctgtctctttccatgATGTCGTAGCTCTCTGAATCCAGGCCGTagtgggaggaggtgggacTCACACCTACAAGCCTCTCCAGTGGGGGGTCTATCCAGTAGCCCCCCAACTTTGATGGGAGAATGAGCGGCAGATCTCCCCCTAATGTCAAAATCTGAGACTAAAATAGACACAAAGGAGCACCGGATGACGCAGATGAGAGCCTGTCGTGTTCGTTGTTTTGGGAAACTCTGGTGATCATCTCTGGTGATCACGAAAAGGTCATTGTCAATACATATGCACCTTTATTCTCAGATTGAAGACTAACCttcagaggcagaggaaattCACACCGCTGCTCATCGATCCTGCTGCCCTGGTGGACAAGAGGAACATTGGTAACAAGAATCTTCTGCTGCTCAGGCATCATTGGACACACACgcaagcgcacgcacacacacacacacacacacacacacacacacacacacacacacacacacacacacacacaacacaacacacaatcaATCACACAGTAACTCACCTGCAGCTTTTCAATGATTTCAAACAGCTCTGTGTCCTGATACGAGCAACAGGCAGCAGACGTCAGACAGAACGGCAGACagggagaaagggaaggaagaggaacaTGACAAGTGACTCGGCTGTGAATGGAAACTAACTTATCAGAACCACAGAATAGGGAAATACATCAAGCAGATTGGAGAGGTGACGGTGAATGCAGAACATGATTATGATATCACCCTCAGGTTGCTGTTGGCAGAGAGGAAAGGCTTGCTTTCACTGGCAGGGGAGTCCAGGTTGTCCAGTATGTTGCCTCGTGCGGATTCAGGTCTGCGGCAACAGGTTGACAGCACAATGCATCTCGGTTCTTGGGCAGTTCTTACAGTAAAGACTCAAAATAGCTGTGACACAATAATCAGACCTCACCTCATCTCGTCGCCACATGTGAACCT
Encoded proteins:
- the LOC118315502 gene encoding glutathione S-transferase kappa 1, coding for MTSKKVIELFYDVVSPYSWLGFEVMCRYRTVWNVEVKLRPAFLGGVMHGSDNRPPGVVPNKFMYMTKDLHRLAKYYDVPLRPPSDPFEAMFKKGSLSAMRFVAAVQEREKDGDRQVEHVSRELWRRIWNEDKDITEPASLSEAAKKAGLSDSEIKEVLELSTSKEIKDKLKSATQYALDLGAFGFPMLVCHVDGKPEMFFGSDRFELIANCIGEKWLGPQPHKSAAKL
- the rap1gapl gene encoding rap1 GTPase-activating protein 2 isoform X1, with amino-acid sequence MSSTPMSLSFSSSSFCLSVVVAGVLSPGHFASDIKATEKEKRNDMSFSRKRSFTFGAYGGVDRFTCGDEMRPESARGNILDNLDSPASESKPFLSANSNLRDTELFEIIEKLQGSRIDEQRCEFPLPLKSQILTLGGDLPLILPSKLGGYWIDPPLERLVGVSPTSSHYGLDSESYDIMERDREAKIYHEVFCSRYHHSFTAVDPSVGPLVLSVCLEEEENKLRVILRMKECSLHGVFSLSLFPNIPSAVELTKMLCDRVTVSKFEVVSYLKAPELITTFDEHRVSQNFKFGILYQKEGQFTEEDILGNNDESEEFKEFLSILGETIQLQGFTGFRGGLDVCHGQTGSEAVFTSFRGREIMFHVATKLPFTEGDPQQLQRKRHIGNDIVALVYQEGRTPFLSDVIKSHFLHCFLVVRRIQREEETDGAAYQVSVTARGDVPPFSPVVPDPPVFTDRSHLRGFLLTKLINAEISCYKAERFSRLELRTRSSLLESLQAELSTRSQCMMGDPSLASLPCSEGVRGTSEGSGGFIENFKRAIRVRSHSFEALGVQRKTGGSASQKSKTEKDVESDKSPGALPALADSFGPAELKDQASPQEEA
- the rap1gapl gene encoding rap1 GTPase-activating protein 2 isoform X2, whose product is MAGRLTKTPSTVIGWEEKGTEWGLNDIKATEKEKRNDMSFSRKRSFTFGAYGGVDRFTCGDEMRPESARGNILDNLDSPASESKPFLSANSNLRDTELFEIIEKLQGSRIDEQRCEFPLPLKSQILTLGGDLPLILPSKLGGYWIDPPLERLVGVSPTSSHYGLDSESYDIMERDREAKIYHEVFCSRYHHSFTAVDPSVGPLVLSVCLEEEENKLRVILRMKECSLHGVFSLSLFPNIPSAVELTKMLCDRVTVSKFEVVSYLKAPELITTFDEHRVSQNFKFGILYQKEGQFTEEDILGNNDESEEFKEFLSILGETIQLQGFTGFRGGLDVCHGQTGSEAVFTSFRGREIMFHVATKLPFTEGDPQQLQRKRHIGNDIVALVYQEGRTPFLSDVIKSHFLHCFLVVRRIQREEETDGAAYQVSVTARGDVPPFSPVVPDPPVFTDRSHLRGFLLTKLINAEISCYKAERFSRLELRTRSSLLESLQAELSTRSQCMMGDPSLASLPCSEGVRGTSEGSGGFIENFKRAIRVRSHSFEALGVQRKTGGSASQKSKTEKDVESDKSPGALPALADSFGPAELKDQASPQEEA
- the rap1gapl gene encoding rap1 GTPase-activating protein 2 isoform X3; this encodes MSFSRKRSFTFGAYGGVDRFTCGDEMRPESARGNILDNLDSPASESKPFLSANSNLRDTELFEIIEKLQGSRIDEQRCEFPLPLKSQILTLGGDLPLILPSKLGGYWIDPPLERLVGVSPTSSHYGLDSESYDIMERDREAKIYHEVFCSRYHHSFTAVDPSVGPLVLSVCLEEEENKLRVILRMKECSLHGVFSLSLFPNIPSAVELTKMLCDRVTVSKFEVVSYLKAPELITTFDEHRVSQNFKFGILYQKEGQFTEEDILGNNDESEEFKEFLSILGETIQLQGFTGFRGGLDVCHGQTGSEAVFTSFRGREIMFHVATKLPFTEGDPQQLQRKRHIGNDIVALVYQEGRTPFLSDVIKSHFLHCFLVVRRIQREEETDGAAYQVSVTARGDVPPFSPVVPDPPVFTDRSHLRGFLLTKLINAEISCYKAERFSRLELRTRSSLLESLQAELSTRSQCMMGDPSLASLPCSEGVRGTSEGSGGFIENFKRAIRVRSHSFEALGVQRKTGGSASQKSKTEKDVESDKSPGALPALADSFGPAELKDQASPQEEA